In Archangium violaceum, the following are encoded in one genomic region:
- a CDS encoding J domain-containing protein, which produces MPQDLSPFHDKNPFEVLGLQGTEDLPAIRKAFLTIAAKSHPDRLRTKSEAEKAQALETFLSAKKAFEVLSHPDKRREWSEKLARTRAAPGRPQTPAAPVVPPRETPSAPVPAPVPPRPGPAFTPVHGVPVAPRPGAPVAPPSRGVPAAPPPSRPGPALTPVHGVPTTPPPSRPGPALTPMHGVPVASPPSRAVPTVTPAAPASPEVKTPSLPTPRGGPLPAAMALQLYKLGMLALESADYAKALDLFAKAAKASPTPRNQAMELVSRGHQYLSTRFFDRARESFERALQLLPECREARAGLELIDKQSGRYIKGR; this is translated from the coding sequence ATGCCCCAGGACCTCTCACCCTTCCACGACAAGAATCCCTTCGAGGTGCTCGGGCTCCAGGGCACGGAGGACCTGCCCGCCATCCGCAAGGCCTTCCTGACCATCGCCGCGAAGTCCCACCCGGACCGGCTGCGGACGAAGTCGGAGGCGGAGAAGGCCCAGGCGCTGGAGACCTTCCTGAGCGCGAAGAAGGCCTTCGAGGTGCTCTCCCACCCGGACAAGCGCCGCGAGTGGAGCGAGAAGCTGGCTCGCACGAGAGCCGCTCCTGGCAGGCCCCAGACACCGGCCGCCCCGGTGGTGCCACCTCGCGAGACCCCGAGCGCCCCGGTTCCCGCGCCGGTTCCACCCCGTCCCGGCCCCGCCTTCACTCCCGTCCACGGCGTGCCCGTCGCCCCGCGTCCCGGAGCTCCGGTGGCACCGCCCTCGCGCGGAGTGCCCGCCGCCCCGCCCCCTTCACGCCCCGGTCCCGCCCTGACGCCCGTGCACGGCGTGCCCACCACCCCGCCCCCGTCACGCCCCGGTCCCGCCCTGACACCCATGCACGGCGTGCCCGTCGCGTCTCCACCGTCGCGCGCCGTGCCCACCGTGACGCCGGCCGCGCCCGCTTCGCCCGAGGTGAAGACCCCGTCCCTGCCCACGCCACGCGGAGGACCCCTGCCCGCCGCCATGGCGCTCCAGCTCTACAAGCTGGGCATGCTCGCGCTGGAGTCCGCGGACTACGCCAAGGCACTCGACCTGTTCGCCAAGGCCGCCAAGGCATCCCCCACGCCTCGCAACCAGGCCATGGAGCTGGTGAGCCGGGGCCACCAGTACCTCAGCACCCGCTTCTTCGATCGCGCGCGCGAGAGCTTCGAGCGCGCCCTCCAGCTCCTGCCCGAGTGCCGCGAGGCCCGCGCGGGCCTGGAGCTCATCGACAAGCAGTCGGGCCGCTACATCAAGGGCCGCTAG
- a CDS encoding TonB-dependent receptor, whose protein sequence is MTTTTLLRGRGLLLALLALTVLPLSALAAGENYGRVSGYVYDPTGTPLSEVPLTISGPALQQPISRTSGEDGRFEFGQLPPGEGYSLEVKVEGFTPIKKTGIIIRLGQTTPVDVKLEVLTETQAVATYEIVEKVNPIINPDSAQTGAVVTSEKVASIPVFTQVQAIPQLVAGVGPGNAPSSRGGLSRYGKFYVDGMDTTDVSDGSITSPMNFYAVENFEVITGGLDAQYNALGMVENVVTKSGSNKFTYDATIILSPAWSNAKASSATNQTPSTGGFLQSSTPQSETDFYSPMLAFGGPIIKDRLWFYVSGQWNISNQETPLTVNGVQENRPKDTNTRMGRLKLTWQPTDKDRLSVAFSMDDNVIGNNSSRATTSLEAESRIDRGGTFIIANYDRNISQDVLFQLQTGATNKRAFIGPQNEDLNVPAHVDLGNNSFLTGSWGNYTNENKWRFQFDPTVLFKAGAHQMKGGLQLGYLTGRLQVGNTGNVRYFDRNGVCNPDDVAAGGCESKTTYYNLDGQPGSLTTSASVAQLGAFVQDRWTVNRYLTLVAGLRADVGRMYADDNQFVTNLVGIGPRLSATYDITGDRKTLLKAHYGRSNEVGDVYVAQHANPEPIQMSAKVVNGAFVECTPDTVLDPSNTNCTRAGGLARRTFDKTHTPPSVDELSLGLHREITEGTVLGLDVTYRRYNNLWVDEEVNQIWDASGTRVVGYVDPSKTGSQVLVHNPDDAWRDYKGMDLWVQGRTGGWDLLASYTLGFNNGTVDTYFDGYGANPRMKYLFEGATPDDIRHTFKGSVNYTTSFGLDFGIRARYLTGTPLWMNQSVSYPDRTTLYRSPRGTGFSTNRGTPNFNDPTTISELRNPDQFVIDAQARYDIGRLFQMSNKLELTLMVVNALNNTDPTFYYDRWAPTNSDYGLVSGRSRPLQAELLLRFRN, encoded by the coding sequence ATGACGACCACCACCCTGCTCCGTGGCCGGGGCCTGCTGCTGGCACTGCTGGCGCTCACCGTCCTGCCACTGTCCGCGCTCGCCGCGGGCGAGAACTACGGCCGCGTCTCCGGCTACGTGTACGACCCCACCGGCACCCCGCTGTCCGAGGTGCCCCTCACCATCAGCGGCCCCGCGCTCCAGCAGCCCATCTCCCGCACCAGCGGTGAGGACGGCCGCTTCGAGTTCGGCCAGCTGCCCCCGGGCGAGGGCTACTCCCTCGAGGTGAAGGTGGAGGGTTTCACCCCCATCAAGAAGACCGGCATCATCATCCGCCTGGGTCAGACGACCCCCGTGGACGTGAAGCTGGAGGTGCTCACCGAGACGCAGGCGGTGGCCACCTATGAAATCGTCGAGAAGGTCAACCCCATCATCAACCCCGACTCGGCGCAGACGGGCGCCGTCGTCACCTCGGAGAAGGTGGCGTCCATCCCCGTCTTCACCCAGGTGCAGGCCATTCCGCAGCTGGTGGCTGGCGTGGGCCCGGGCAACGCCCCGAGCAGCCGCGGCGGTCTGTCGCGCTACGGCAAGTTCTACGTGGACGGCATGGACACCACGGACGTGTCCGACGGCTCCATCACCTCGCCGATGAACTTCTACGCGGTGGAGAACTTCGAGGTCATCACCGGCGGTCTGGACGCGCAGTACAACGCGCTGGGCATGGTGGAGAACGTCGTCACCAAGAGCGGTTCCAACAAGTTCACCTACGACGCCACCATCATCCTGTCGCCGGCCTGGAGCAACGCCAAGGCGAGCTCCGCCACCAACCAGACCCCCTCGACGGGCGGCTTCCTGCAGAGCAGCACCCCGCAGTCGGAGACCGACTTCTACTCGCCGATGCTGGCCTTCGGCGGTCCCATCATCAAGGACCGGCTGTGGTTCTACGTCAGCGGTCAGTGGAACATCAGCAACCAGGAGACGCCGCTCACCGTCAATGGCGTCCAGGAGAACCGCCCCAAGGACACCAACACCCGCATGGGCCGGCTCAAGCTCACCTGGCAGCCCACGGACAAGGACCGTCTGTCCGTGGCCTTCAGCATGGATGACAACGTCATCGGCAACAACTCCTCCCGGGCGACGACCTCGCTGGAGGCGGAGTCGCGCATCGATCGTGGCGGCACCTTCATCATCGCCAACTACGACCGCAACATCAGCCAGGACGTCCTCTTCCAGCTCCAGACGGGCGCCACCAACAAGCGCGCGTTCATCGGTCCGCAGAACGAGGACCTGAACGTCCCCGCGCACGTCGACCTGGGCAACAACTCCTTCCTCACGGGCTCCTGGGGCAACTACACCAACGAGAACAAGTGGCGCTTCCAGTTCGACCCCACCGTCCTCTTCAAGGCGGGCGCGCACCAGATGAAGGGCGGCCTGCAGCTGGGCTACCTGACGGGCCGCCTGCAGGTGGGCAACACCGGCAACGTGCGCTACTTCGACCGCAACGGCGTGTGCAACCCGGACGATGTGGCCGCTGGCGGCTGCGAGTCGAAGACCACCTACTACAACCTGGATGGCCAGCCGGGCTCGCTCACCACGAGCGCCTCGGTGGCGCAGCTCGGCGCCTTCGTCCAGGACCGCTGGACCGTCAACCGCTACCTGACGCTGGTGGCCGGTCTGCGCGCGGACGTGGGCCGGATGTACGCGGACGACAACCAGTTCGTCACCAACCTGGTGGGCATCGGTCCCCGCCTGTCGGCCACGTACGACATCACCGGCGACCGCAAGACGCTGCTCAAGGCGCACTACGGCCGCTCCAACGAGGTGGGTGATGTGTATGTCGCGCAGCACGCCAACCCCGAGCCCATCCAGATGTCGGCCAAGGTCGTCAACGGCGCCTTCGTGGAGTGCACCCCGGACACGGTGCTGGATCCCAGCAACACCAACTGCACCCGCGCCGGTGGCCTCGCCCGCCGCACCTTCGACAAGACGCACACGCCCCCCAGCGTGGACGAGCTGAGCCTGGGCCTGCACCGCGAAATCACCGAGGGCACCGTGCTGGGCCTGGACGTCACCTACCGCCGCTACAACAACCTGTGGGTCGACGAGGAGGTGAACCAGATCTGGGACGCCTCCGGTACGCGCGTGGTGGGCTACGTGGACCCCAGCAAGACCGGCTCGCAGGTGCTGGTGCACAACCCGGACGACGCCTGGCGTGACTACAAGGGCATGGACCTGTGGGTGCAGGGCCGGACCGGCGGGTGGGACCTGCTGGCCAGCTACACCCTGGGCTTCAACAACGGCACCGTGGACACCTACTTCGACGGCTACGGCGCCAACCCGCGCATGAAGTACCTGTTCGAGGGCGCGACGCCCGACGACATCCGCCACACCTTCAAGGGCTCGGTCAACTACACCACCAGCTTCGGCCTGGACTTCGGCATCCGCGCCCGCTACCTGACGGGCACGCCGCTGTGGATGAACCAGTCGGTGTCCTACCCCGACAGGACCACCCTGTACCGCTCGCCGCGCGGCACCGGCTTCTCCACCAACCGTGGCACGCCGAACTTCAACGACCCGACCACCATCTCCGAGCTGCGCAACCCGGACCAGTTCGTCATCGACGCCCAGGCGCGCTACGACATCGGCCGGCTGTTCCAGATGTCCAACAAGCTGGAGCTGACGCTCATGGTGGTGAACGCGCTGAACAACACCGACCCGACGTTCTATTACGACCGCTGGGCGCCCACCAACAGCGACTACGGCCTGGTGTCCGGCCGCAGCCGCCCGCTGCAGGCCGAGCTGCTGCTGCGCTTCCGCAACTAG
- a CDS encoding RNA polymerase sigma factor produces the protein MDTAKSEQRAGEFATRYRAWLLAQAHNLCRNATDAEDLVQDALLRFIQTFGQLEALPNERSCEAWLVTTLTHLFYDQCRRRRVQAQGAKDPHLSNEVVVEHEPDARPVYDTLTDAQFSEALQTLSPKIRATFELHASGKKYQDIARSLGIPVGTVSKRLHDARARLREFLLRHIQSGVN, from the coding sequence ATGGACACGGCGAAGAGCGAGCAACGAGCCGGGGAGTTCGCCACGCGGTATCGAGCCTGGCTGCTTGCCCAGGCCCACAACCTCTGCCGCAATGCCACCGACGCGGAGGACCTCGTGCAGGACGCCCTGCTACGATTCATCCAAACCTTCGGCCAGTTGGAGGCGCTCCCCAACGAGCGCAGCTGCGAGGCCTGGTTGGTCACCACCCTGACCCATCTCTTCTACGACCAGTGCCGCAGGCGGCGGGTGCAGGCCCAGGGCGCGAAGGATCCCCACCTGAGCAACGAGGTGGTGGTGGAGCATGAGCCCGACGCCCGGCCCGTCTATGACACGCTCACGGACGCGCAGTTCTCCGAGGCCCTCCAGACGCTGAGCCCGAAGATTCGCGCCACGTTCGAGCTGCACGCGTCCGGGAAGAAATACCAGGACATCGCTCGTTCCCTCGGCATCCCGGTGGGCACGGTCTCCAAGCGGCTGCACGATGCCCGCGCCAGATTGCGCGAGTTCCTCCTGCGCCACATCCAATCCGGAGTGAACTGA
- a CDS encoding PaxA: MVVHAGVIGVLFLFARPQEKPVEEKEVAVSLMRSLPPPPPPPPPAGVRSVVQRKPTPRKEVVIRQPEKIQPIIEEKPKEPEPEPTPEPEPEAEPAAEDAPAGVEGGVQGGVEGGVVGGVIGGVVGGQLGGQLGGTGEEPVKPKNVPPFVIQRDVVRQTPPRLSEVFKQSRRGQGTLNGMYRICVSTDGSVYEVTPVKAVPGADEDIIAGIKEGWQYKPQKVPVCFLYNIPITIQ; the protein is encoded by the coding sequence GTGGTAGTCCACGCTGGCGTGATCGGGGTGCTGTTCCTCTTCGCGAGGCCCCAGGAGAAGCCAGTGGAGGAGAAGGAGGTGGCCGTGTCGCTGATGCGATCACTGCCGCCCCCGCCGCCCCCTCCGCCGCCCGCGGGTGTGCGCTCGGTGGTGCAGCGCAAGCCCACGCCTCGCAAGGAGGTGGTGATCCGCCAGCCGGAGAAGATCCAGCCGATCATCGAGGAGAAGCCCAAGGAGCCGGAACCGGAGCCGACGCCCGAGCCGGAGCCCGAGGCCGAGCCGGCCGCGGAGGATGCTCCGGCCGGAGTCGAGGGCGGAGTGCAGGGAGGCGTCGAGGGCGGCGTGGTGGGCGGAGTGATTGGGGGCGTGGTGGGAGGGCAGCTCGGCGGTCAGCTCGGGGGAACGGGCGAGGAGCCGGTGAAGCCCAAGAACGTGCCGCCCTTCGTCATCCAGCGTGACGTGGTGCGCCAGACGCCGCCGCGCCTGTCCGAGGTCTTCAAGCAGTCGCGCCGCGGTCAGGGCACGCTCAACGGCATGTACCGCATCTGCGTGTCCACGGACGGCAGCGTCTATGAAGTGACGCCGGTGAAGGCCGTGCCCGGCGCGGACGAGGACATCATCGCGGGCATCAAGGAGGGCTGGCAGTACAAGCCCCAGAAGGTGCCGGTGTGCTTCCTCTACAACATCCCCATCACCATCCAGTGA
- a CDS encoding CHAT domain-containing protein: MDSLCDNVELFVDGELAPEHAEAFRQHLPDCARCQREVTELLQLKLLAHRHAENAEERAPAPLSRVPPVAFWKRSVVLVPAALAAALLVLVAVRFLLPSKPRQDVWLAQRTERLLEARLGHPGADVYRPPAPKMMGGTGNPEELPLEAMAWLEREDPHGLVAAYLVRDDKGLADQALRKLEKLEHSPELDNDRAVALLLKGQPKEALRLVDGVLETHPRHPQALWNRGLALRELGLPLLAARAFTEVAALKEPGWSDEAARKAEALQRAVFERRTRWMATREAGRALREATPGVPPRGFGEVPISRLFFYDAVRSAPDRERVLALLPVARELDAREGGDVLERYVQRSAEADFSRRAPLARQYSELIDKRLSSEERERFLAALLQSREDDILLGALIQMGATARHLELYEAKAAATGDRWFQLLAAQERARAESAAGRWTQATRTLLAARGLCTARGVEYRCLCIDRELSNLYILRRMVDAARTHTERSWKAARENNEWELENDLLWNLSQIARVVNDAALTRAYLGEYLERGREDPDMRRRAHQDLASIAFRELRVDEARREIDSALATGLPLLYSGAYSLTDISRLKSEPGDEAHLNQALEAAGPALSAGERAVATHMRGRFYIERDAAKGRALLQRAIEEASAPGLEEDPGARRARAYSYTSLLHDAGRRGAFPEALELFARERGMELPGKCLLAVTADSERTLLLARGASGELLGHFDESRRQPLPQRLDGFVPEKLLAALRTCPRVEVLARPPLHGRAGLLPPEMAWSYLTRTSPSHAPRVGPSVHLVVYDVEAELPTEASLKRLNAWTPVFGSEEQRVTLSGAEATPSRVLSAMRDATEIDLVAHGIVDGYSNTSYLLLAPEQDGPELSVPRVRSASLRGAPFVVLVACHAAHTAYTFETPFSLPASFIEAGARGVLAATVEIPDLEAGAFFNAVRERIRSGTAPALALRDERVQWLRAGRGATWLDSVLLFE, encoded by the coding sequence ATGGACAGCCTCTGTGACAACGTCGAGCTGTTCGTGGACGGGGAGCTGGCTCCCGAACACGCCGAGGCGTTCCGCCAGCACCTTCCCGACTGCGCCCGCTGCCAGCGCGAGGTGACGGAGCTCCTGCAGCTCAAGCTGCTGGCCCACCGCCACGCGGAGAACGCCGAGGAGCGCGCGCCGGCTCCGTTATCGCGCGTCCCGCCCGTCGCCTTCTGGAAGCGGTCCGTCGTGCTGGTGCCGGCCGCCCTCGCCGCGGCCCTGCTGGTGCTGGTGGCGGTGCGCTTCCTGCTGCCCTCCAAGCCCCGTCAGGACGTGTGGCTGGCGCAGCGCACCGAGCGCCTGCTGGAGGCGCGTCTCGGCCACCCCGGCGCCGACGTCTATCGTCCCCCGGCTCCGAAGATGATGGGCGGAACGGGCAACCCGGAGGAGCTGCCGCTCGAGGCCATGGCCTGGCTCGAGCGGGAGGATCCCCACGGCCTCGTGGCGGCCTACCTGGTTCGCGACGACAAGGGTCTGGCGGATCAGGCGCTCCGGAAGCTGGAGAAGCTGGAGCACTCGCCGGAGCTGGACAACGACCGCGCGGTGGCGCTGCTGCTCAAGGGCCAGCCCAAGGAGGCCCTCCGGCTGGTGGACGGCGTGCTGGAGACGCACCCTCGTCATCCGCAGGCGCTGTGGAACCGGGGCCTGGCGCTGCGCGAGCTGGGGTTGCCGCTGCTGGCGGCCCGGGCCTTCACCGAGGTCGCCGCCCTGAAGGAGCCCGGCTGGTCCGATGAGGCCGCGCGGAAGGCCGAGGCCCTCCAGCGCGCCGTGTTCGAGCGCCGCACCCGGTGGATGGCCACCCGGGAGGCGGGCCGGGCCCTCCGCGAGGCCACTCCGGGCGTGCCGCCCAGGGGCTTCGGTGAGGTGCCCATCTCGCGTCTCTTCTTCTACGACGCCGTCCGGTCCGCCCCGGACCGGGAGCGGGTGCTCGCGCTGCTGCCCGTGGCTCGGGAGCTGGATGCGCGGGAGGGCGGCGATGTGCTCGAGCGCTACGTGCAGCGGAGCGCGGAGGCGGACTTCTCGCGCCGCGCCCCGCTCGCCCGCCAGTATTCGGAGCTGATCGACAAGCGCCTCTCTTCGGAGGAGCGGGAGCGCTTCCTCGCGGCGCTCCTCCAGTCGCGGGAAGATGACATCCTCCTGGGCGCGCTCATCCAGATGGGCGCCACCGCCCGTCACCTGGAGCTCTACGAGGCGAAGGCCGCCGCCACGGGGGACCGCTGGTTCCAGCTCCTCGCGGCGCAGGAGCGCGCCAGGGCCGAGAGCGCCGCCGGGCGCTGGACCCAGGCCACCCGGACCCTCCTCGCCGCGCGTGGCCTCTGCACGGCGCGCGGCGTCGAGTACCGCTGCCTCTGCATCGATCGCGAGCTGTCCAACCTCTACATCCTGCGCCGCATGGTCGACGCCGCGCGCACCCATACGGAGCGGAGCTGGAAGGCGGCTCGCGAGAACAACGAGTGGGAGCTGGAGAATGATCTGCTGTGGAACCTCTCGCAGATCGCCCGGGTGGTGAACGACGCGGCGCTGACGCGTGCCTACCTGGGGGAGTATCTCGAGCGGGGCCGGGAGGATCCGGACATGCGGCGCCGTGCCCATCAGGATCTCGCGAGCATCGCGTTCCGGGAACTGCGGGTGGACGAGGCCCGGCGGGAGATCGATTCCGCGTTGGCCACGGGTCTTCCGCTCCTGTACAGCGGCGCCTACTCCCTGACGGACATCTCGCGGCTGAAGAGCGAGCCCGGGGACGAGGCCCACCTGAACCAGGCGCTGGAGGCGGCCGGGCCCGCGTTGAGCGCGGGCGAGCGCGCGGTCGCCACGCACATGCGGGGGCGCTTCTACATCGAGCGCGACGCGGCGAAGGGGCGTGCCCTGCTCCAGCGCGCCATCGAGGAGGCCTCGGCTCCGGGTCTCGAGGAGGATCCGGGGGCGCGGCGGGCGCGCGCCTACAGCTACACCTCGCTTCTGCATGACGCGGGCCGGCGGGGTGCCTTCCCGGAAGCACTGGAGCTGTTCGCGCGCGAGCGAGGCATGGAGCTGCCAGGGAAGTGCCTGCTGGCGGTCACCGCGGACTCGGAGCGGACGCTGCTGCTGGCGCGGGGCGCCTCCGGGGAGCTGCTCGGCCACTTCGACGAGTCCCGGCGCCAGCCGCTGCCCCAGCGGCTCGACGGGTTCGTGCCGGAGAAGCTCCTGGCGGCCCTGCGCACGTGCCCTCGGGTGGAGGTGCTGGCCCGGCCTCCGCTCCATGGCCGGGCGGGGCTGCTCCCGCCGGAAATGGCCTGGAGCTATCTGACGCGCACCTCGCCTTCCCATGCCCCGCGTGTGGGGCCCTCGGTCCACCTCGTCGTCTACGACGTGGAAGCGGAGCTGCCAACCGAGGCCTCTCTCAAGCGGCTCAATGCCTGGACTCCCGTCTTCGGTTCCGAGGAACAGCGCGTCACGCTCTCGGGCGCCGAGGCGACTCCGTCCCGGGTCCTCTCCGCCATGAGGGATGCCACGGAGATCGACCTGGTGGCCCACGGCATCGTCGACGGCTACTCCAACACCTCCTACCTGTTGCTGGCGCCCGAGCAGGACGGACCGGAGCTGAGCGTGCCGCGGGTGCGCTCCGCCTCCCTGCGGGGGGCGCCCTTCGTGGTGCTCGTGGCCTGCCACGCCGCGCACACGGCCTACACGTTCGAGACGCCTTTCAGCCTCCCGGCCTCCTTCATCGAGGCGGGCGCGCGCGGCGTGCTCGCGGCGACCGTGGAGATTCCGGACCTGGAGGCGGGGGCCTTCTTCAACGCCGTCCGCGAGCGCATCCGCTCGGGGACGGCGCCGGCTCTCGCGCTGCGTGACGAGCGCGTGCAGTGGCTGCGCGCGGGCCGGGGAGCGACGTGGCTCGACAGCGTGCTGCTCTTCGAATGA
- a CDS encoding phospholipase D-like domain-containing protein, whose translation MSRPWLSALLLPLVLSLACAAPAPAVRAPAPESAPVGAPGLVLVESVPVETTLDHADIPDAKDVWPEMVNGATRTLDISEFYVSNEPGSRLEPVIQAIEAAADRGVKVRLLAEEKFYKTYPETLERLAKRPGIELRRLDTAKSMGGVQHAKYFVVDGREAYLGSQNMDWRSLEHIQELGLRIRVPEVVRALADVFELDWGLAAGGKAPATVTAVGGPFPAHVSGGPVRVTPALSPQGWLLDPGTWDLPKLVKLIDGAKRSVRVQLLTYRARGRDGSTFPELEEALKRASARGVKVELLVADWGKRKGTIEGLQALHAPPGLTVKLVTIPQWSGGFVPFARVVHAKYMVVDGEQAWLGTSNWERDYFTQSRNVGVIVEGAPFASQLERFFSDTWSSPYAAEVDPKATYTAPNISGTP comes from the coding sequence ATGTCCCGACCCTGGCTGAGCGCCTTGCTTCTTCCCCTCGTGCTGTCCCTCGCGTGCGCCGCGCCGGCTCCCGCCGTGCGCGCCCCCGCCCCCGAGTCCGCCCCCGTCGGCGCTCCCGGCCTGGTGCTGGTGGAGAGCGTCCCCGTGGAGACGACGCTGGACCACGCCGACATCCCCGATGCCAAGGACGTGTGGCCGGAGATGGTGAACGGCGCCACGCGGACGCTCGACATCTCGGAGTTCTACGTGAGCAACGAGCCCGGCAGCCGGCTGGAGCCCGTCATCCAGGCCATCGAGGCGGCGGCGGACCGGGGCGTGAAGGTGCGGCTGCTCGCGGAGGAGAAGTTCTACAAGACGTACCCGGAGACGCTGGAGCGGCTGGCGAAGCGGCCGGGCATCGAGCTGCGCCGGCTGGACACCGCGAAGTCCATGGGCGGCGTGCAGCACGCGAAGTACTTCGTGGTGGACGGCCGCGAAGCGTACCTGGGCAGTCAGAACATGGACTGGCGCTCGCTGGAGCACATCCAGGAGCTCGGGCTGCGCATCCGCGTCCCCGAGGTGGTGCGCGCGCTCGCGGACGTCTTCGAGCTGGATTGGGGACTCGCCGCGGGAGGTAAGGCGCCGGCCACGGTGACGGCGGTGGGCGGCCCGTTCCCCGCGCACGTCTCGGGAGGCCCGGTGCGCGTGACGCCCGCGCTGAGCCCCCAGGGCTGGCTGCTGGACCCGGGCACGTGGGACCTGCCCAAGCTGGTGAAGCTCATCGATGGGGCGAAGCGCTCGGTGCGGGTGCAGCTGCTCACGTACCGCGCGAGGGGACGTGACGGGAGCACCTTCCCCGAGCTGGAGGAGGCGCTGAAGCGGGCCTCGGCGCGCGGGGTGAAGGTGGAGCTGCTGGTGGCGGACTGGGGCAAGCGCAAGGGCACCATCGAGGGCCTCCAGGCGCTGCACGCGCCGCCGGGGCTGACGGTGAAGCTCGTCACCATTCCCCAGTGGTCGGGCGGGTTCGTCCCGTTCGCGCGCGTGGTGCACGCCAAGTACATGGTGGTGGATGGAGAGCAGGCGTGGCTCGGCACGAGCAACTGGGAGCGCGACTACTTCACGCAGAGCCGCAACGTGGGCGTCATCGTGGAGGGCGCGCCGTTCGCGAGCCAGCTCGAGCGCTTCTTCTCGGACACCTGGTCGAGCCCCTACGCGGCCGAGGTGGACCCGAAGGCCACCTACACGGCGCCGAACATCAGCGGCACGCCCTGA